Below is a genomic region from Eupeodes corollae chromosome 1, idEupCoro1.1, whole genome shotgun sequence.
CATAGGTCCTTAATCCTCctcgttaaaaaaattaaaaagacctGTTCGATAGTTCGCATTGGCTTTTAGTACCGCTACAATTGGCAATGCACAGTCTGAGAAATTAATAGTTGTAAGAAATCCGGACTGCTCTAATCTTTAGAGCCCTTCGTCGATGGTTGATAATGGAGCATATGGAACAGTACTTTTCACGCGGTTACAATTTGGCGTCAAATTTCGTATAGTGGCCCATGCCTTTAAAGATACGGCGAACTAGATTTTAAGATAACGTTCGTCATAACTGAATTCTTAAATAATCTTGTTCAGTACCTTTAAGACGCAGTTTACcagattaaaaattaagaaattttgttttgtgattaGCGCAGAGAAGTGGCACATAAGGGTTTCGTATGACGCTTTTGGCGCATTGACAGACATTGTCGTCTCCCGACACTGTTGCGCCTCCCGATGGGtaggagaagaaaaaaaagtgcatacatttgaataattataaataacaagtaatatttattaaaaaaaaacttaagaaaagtaCTTTGATTGATGATGGAATAAGAATGAGGTTGGCAAGACTGCCCTTGGTACAGATTGCCTGCAACAGAATACTATTAATATTTAACTATTACAAACACTGAGTTAAAACCaagaaaagatttaattttttaaaaataacaaataaattatgcCCAAACgaataataaagttaaataaaatgcacgactgggtcgcacgaacttgctcctgtatgctaagagtctgtttaaaaaagtacttatataagatttaaaaatatacctgtaatataagtttgtcttcaaagatatgaattccatttgatttgtcaaaaaaaaaccgcacgatctttgtatatgaaaaccaaagtactctcatgagccgaGTCGTTGGCATGGCGtaagtatcgaaagtggagaaattcagcgggagcgagagaaaaatattatttccattcttATAAGCAGctagcagaataagggagataattaattttcgacccaaaaagtctacacaaattccgccattctatttgagtctatccttgtgtatgttttcacataaagagattccacttccatatgaaggtttatgaatttgtttttttttttatatcaatgcactttatataaaaaaccgaaaagtaaaacaaaatggcttaatattgtatctaataaggggatgaaagacacttttgaaaaaaaaaattcaatatttttttaaaaacccaaacaataaaaaattttacttttgttaatcAGATATTGTTAAGGTagtataagagcttattcagaaaaaaatttattgaaatcagtttataaattgctgagaaaattaaaaaacaaaataacggttctatgagcggtacctttcgtgagcaatacaaaaatttgtttttcttattaaaagaagccaagttaaaaaataaaattttagagataatttaaaaaaaatctatcggttcgtttgtgagaaaattcgaattttcgttttttgaccaaaaaaattgtatgggggccactgttagttttgatcttaaaaaaaaatgaaaaaaacgcctaacgcgaatctgctcaaaaccctAACTTCcaactttgaactcaatcgacccaatggtttaggctgtaggagcgtagacaaaaacagacaaaaccgacccaacggaatcgcgggacccacttttttcgacttctctaccatcataatatcatgtttgattaaaatctcgagttcgaaattttgcaaaacttgccatatagtacctatatgttgcaagtaaaaataaaacgacgAACTTAATGTTCGACTCCATGattattgtaataaaataagtaaatttcaTTAAACCATTTGTTTGTTGCTGTATTTATTTAGCCCACTTCTGTCATATTGACCTGAACTTCCCCCTGcagtaattcaatttaaatagggtacaaataaattgttatttaacaCAAAAGATCTTATCAATATCCGCATCTGACAACACATTGAATTTCTTTGCTTTCATCACGGATATTTTTGAGATGATACTTAATGAAAGACCTAccatcatcattaaaaaattattcaatatctAAAATCGAAtgggaaaacattttttggGGTTGAAACCATTCATGAACAAGTTTCatgaaaaaaatgagttttagttcaataaaattgtaaagatTCAGACAAATTATTGAAGTTTGCATATACTTTCGTTTATCACAGCAGCGGATTTGTTGAAGAAGTTACTGTGTACTCTCTATTGTATTTCGTTCTTGTTTaaatcttttggatagaattcaaaaaagggctttgaaaTGATAGGCGaaagaactataatcgaaacatttacatcgctagaacaccgccgcaatgtttcatgcctttcgttgttttatagatatttttacaagcaatgttctgtcgaatttgCCAGTTGCATatcaccccttaaacaattcagtcgtaatactcgcacttctaggaatgctcatcagtttacccttgagttcaatttcgggcgtactgtcatgtatagatattcttttttaaatcgcacatcaagaatgtgaaatgctttggcTAAATCTATTTTTCcctcttattttgattttcagaacttcaagaccaatgtgcaccggtatctccttttaaatccttccctattttcctaacgctcgcactgtgtttaaatataaacatataaagggtactaataaccccttgactgcttgtgaatttaaaaaaaagtaatcatATTGCTGATCCACACAAATATGGTAAAAACAAAAAGGGTACAACTCATGATCTGAGGGAAgattagtttagtttgaaaagatatcatAGTCATTAATCAGGTGTTAGAGCTATGGCACAATcgacttttagtttttgtttacaataagaAACCGTAATAACTATAAATGTATGAACTTTTGCCATGGCCCATTACACTTTTACTAAATTGAAAACGTTTGGCATGGCTTTTTCATATAGTTTATGAAATTGGCAgacaatttgaaaacatttttttagatttatttatttcttataatttactcagtaagatacaatatcttttaaattagAGTAAACATCAGTAACTTAATATTATAAGTATATTCGTTATACAATTGCTTAAGtgacatttgatatttaattgaagaacaaaaatgaaaacaaatcctTTTTATGTCATAAGTATCTTAAACAttataaaaggaaaaataattaagCATATccttacaatattaaaaaattaatataaaaaaaccaaatagaaaaattatcatCATCAAAATCTCTCAAACAATTCTTTGAGCACTCCTCGAAACCGGGTCGTACAGTTTATCATCCTAATAGAACGAGGGAGGGAATTCCATAATTGAAAAGCATACTCATAAAACTGCTGTTCAGATACTAAATATGAGCAGCGTATTGGGATAAGATCACAAGATCTACTAGATTGtgggaaaataattttattaaatatgtatgCCGGTTGACTTGATTGTAAAACATTGTGAAGCAAGGTTAAAGTTCTGTGTTTGAATAGATTTTCCAGAGTGAGTGAAACTAGGCTTTGCGCAGTTTAGTTGTGTTGTGAATGGGGTTGTTTGAGCGGTTAGTGCAGTTAACtgtgtaaaaattaaaacaattttgatattttgctcaAGTCTTAAATTTGTGCAGTTATTTGTGTCGTTAATGTCAAAAACTGTGTGACCGCTCagtataaaaattttatttacttcactatacattgttttttttataatggctGATAAACAAAAGTTCTGGGGCGAGTTCCTCGAACTTTATAAAGAATATCCGTCtctatggaaaataaaaagccCGGAATATAGCAACAGAACAATGAAAAGGAAAGCCtatgagttttcattttttttattgcaatagCAAGCAATATATAAAGAGCTAATTTTGAACTTATGTTCAACGaacgaaaacttttttaaactgagAACTGTGCAGTTCACTTGTATCGTGTTTCGCACAGACCGATTTGAGTAAAACTTCAGTTTGCGCAGTTATTTTGTGTAGTGAATTGGGGGCCTAAGCACTTCGTTTTTTTAGGGTGCAAACAAAGGTCGTTTTTACGGGACCAGACAACTATTTTATCCAAATCCTCATTTACTTCGTATGCGCCATTCTCCAGCATTCCAAGTGAAACACTATTATATAATTGTACATCATCCGCATACATGTGCAAGGAGAAGTTCAGCGAACAGGAAGGTAGATCATTTatatacattgaaaaaaaacagattGCCCAAAATAGAGCCCTGAGGTACACCTCTACACAAAGGTAGAAATGAAGACATCGAGTCGTTAGCATACACTGCCTGGGACCTATcagttaaataagaaataatgagTTTTAGTGATTGTGATGTGAagcaaaactgatttttaagctttttacaaAGTGTGATACGATTGACGGTGTCGAATGCCTTAGAGAAATCTAATAGAGTTAGAATGGTAACCTTATTATCATCGACAGACACTCTCATGTTTTCCACAATCTCAATTAAGGCTGTGGTACAACTAAGCTTAGGTCTAAAACCTGATTAATTGATGCATATCATTCCATTGGCAATAAGAAAACCCCTTATTTGTATATTCATTAGTTTTCCAAAGCCTTGGAAAGAAACTGTAAAATAGATATTGGTCGGAAATCATCACATTCACGATTTTTAGGAATAGGTATAACCTTGGCTTGTTTCCAAGCCGCGGGAAATGTACTGGTCATAAGAATAGAGTTGAATATATGAGTTATGTATTTCAGTACATAgggcagtatggctttcaaaAAAACTGGATTGCTTACCAACACCAATTTCTTTGAGATTTTTTTAGAGCTTCTCTTTGGCAAGAGAAGGGTCTAATTTAGGAgcataaaatcgtttttttgatTCACGTATTTTGCTAATTACCTTATTTTTCAGaactttgtatatattatacAATTCATCAAGCCTAAAAGTCTTCCAGCGTCTGTATGCTAGGTTAAGTTCTCTTACTGGAGACTTAATATTGTTATCAAACTAAGACTGGTTTTTATTACGGCATTCTTTTGTAACAAGAGGGACATGTGAATTGAAGAGATAATTTATATTAGTATGAAGAAATTGTACTTGGTCATCAACAGCTAACATACCATATATTTGAAACCactcaattaaattcaaatcataTTCTAGCTGCAGTTTGTCAACATTGTTGAAATATCAATAGTTAAACGTAGAATAGATTGccatattttctttcttaatgaTGTCAACTTCGGTGAGCTTAGTCTCGAGTGTTTTAATGCGGTTATTGACGTCATTGATTGAACACTTAATTTGAGATATGTCCGTTTCAATTATGACGTTATTCTCTTTTCGAAGtcttgtatttttgttaaaggaGTGAAACGATGTATTCACTTTGTTTACGAAGAGCTTCGTCGGAAAGTGACATTTCAACAAAGTGGTTTTCCGAAGAGAAATTGATCGGGTGTTTCGGTGTAACTTGTTTACTATTAACCAATGAAGAATTTTTTGCCTGTTTTGGATCTGGAGACTGCTGCTTTTAACCTGGTGATGATGATAGAACTtggttgtttctttttgaacacATAGTACatgtaatgtatgtatgtgtgtatgatATAAGAAATGTGACGTATGGTGTTGTAGCTTGaggtttatttattaaattcagcAGTTGAGAGAAGTTTGCAATTTTAAGAGAACAAATTAGttgtactttttttcaattttatttcaattttaatgtcaaattcagggaaaaagaattaaatattatttcggcaaaataaaaactttggttCAGTTTATAGTGCTCttttagatagaaaaaaaaacttggtatatATAATTGTCACTTAATCGCGCACGTCCACTCAGCAACACATACTGTGTGTATGGAGACCTTAATCAAAGCTTTTCGTCTAATTTGGctgtgattattaaaaaaaattaaatgttgttgaatcataataaaatataaatattttattatttttttccttttttctgaaattttgcaTGTGGCCTCATCATAGTGACGCACTTTTTTATACCCTTTTTGAGAATATTAAGTTTTGGAGAATTAAAGAGTAGTTAAAGTTTTCGGGTACAACACTTCCACTAGCTATacaaaccgaacatcaatttcaaaatgtgtggcctcatcctagtggttGGAAGTGTACTCGACATTatgaagtaaacaaaaaaagggaTTCTATTCCTCTTGCTGTCTGTACACGCCCATACAGCCCAAACCcatgggtcgattgagttcaaacttggaagttattttttttagataaaaaagaacattagCTCCCAAACAGAAATTGAATTTCActtgttttagtaaaaaataactttatttttgtattgctccggaagggtagttttttgttttcatacatTCCCAGGAATTAATAcaccaattttaataaatttaatatttccgaaacaatatttgatgataaaagtgtacatttttttggattttaattttttttttttttcaaaattcgatatctcgaaattggttcaaattttttttcacgaaattcaattttaaaagatatactTAAAACTACTGAAGAACTggatatcaaacatttttttaagaaaaactgtttttttttttaaatataaaaagcaactaaaaaacaactttaacgattttcaaaaaaaaaaaagaaaaaattaaggtttttcgagaaatcaaatggcgtttaatttttgaaaacaaacttgtttatattatataatctTTGCTAAGAGGAGCAAGTTCTTGCGattcagtcgtgcattttattaattaacaccaatttgactatcaccaaaattataatttttcaaaataaagtttactctacatacataaattaatacTTATATTATATTCTGAAATGTATGCAATTTGTTTAAGTTACTTTTATAACATGTGAATTAAAATTACTACGTCTAGTGTTCGCGATGTTCGCCAACAGTAGTACCTATCATTTTACCACAAATAAGATTCACTTTGATTGAAATGTTTATGTTTACAATActaatattttccttaaaatgtaTCATAATGTATTAATAAATTAGGCATATGTATTTAatcaaatcatttatttataataaagtattaatttataaaactttagatTTGCACATATTACGTCACAAAATATTCTATATGTGTTGTTGAGGAGACTAATTCCTTATAGTTAGTGCAATTAAGAGTGTCCTTCTTTCAGATAGGGCACTCAcattaacaaatcaaaaatcaaatggggtcgcgcaacagtccgttgtgaaccagggcctagtgacttacaactctcaaccattcctgtgtgcgagtactgttatcaggaatggaagggacctacaaatttaaggccgaatccgaacggctagtttaagaaagcactttttcatgacaagaatttactcttgaaggatttgtcaattcctcgcaagaggcagaacccgcgaaaattattttttttttttaaattaaggtggcacaggcagggattgaaccctagaccccttgcatgacagtccaacacaccaaccatcatgccacgggtactggcGACTACAATTAACAGATAtgttaaattgaattgttttggcAAACATTTTATATACCATTACGTTcaagtgttttgaaataaaaactgaaactaCAATGTTATTATAAATAACACACTAAAAAGCACCTAAAAAGTGGTTATCGTTCTACAAATAGTATTTAAGTTACCGGTAAAACGCTTTCTTGTAAGATGCCAAAGAAAAAAGATTCTAGAAAGATTTTTTTGCAATCTAAAAATTTGGCTTACCATAGTACGAGGAGTTCCCATTTCCACTGCTGCGAAAAGATCCACCGGGACGATTGCTATTTACTCTCGAATTAGGACCAGCAGATTGTTGACGATAATCTCGGGATCCAAACGCCCCTCCGTAACGATTACTTCCACTGCCACGATTTGATGATCTCTTGCCGCCACTATGAGAACGATCTGATGCCATCATTTCTTCAAGGAAGGGTGGAATCTCTTGTTTCGTTTCAATTAATAATTGCATTAATTCTCCGCAAATGTTGcgatttttttcattaaagaaaCTCGTAGCAACACCTAAATTACCCATTCTTCCAGTGCGACCAATTCGATGAACATACTCTTCTACATCTGAAggcaaatcaaaattaataacatGTTTAACATGTGGTATATCCAAACCGCGAGCAGCCACAGCTGTAGCAACTAGTATTGGGCAATCGCCTGATCGAAAACAACGCAAAGCTTCTTCTCTTTCTTTTTGTGATCGATCGCCGTGAATGCTTGTAACAGGGTGATTACATTTGTATAAGAATTCTTCAAGAGAGTCTGctcctttttttgtttcaacaaaaattaaggtaAGGCTATCTTTGGAATATTCAAGGCCTTCCTTTATAGATCGCAACAAATCAAGCAAATATGAACGCTTTTCTTGTTCATTTACCcataaaattgtttgtgttatgTTTTCAGAAGTAGATCCAACTCTTCCAACCGCAAGGAAAATATAGTTATGCAAAAAATCGCTTGCCAATTCTTGAATTGCTTTTGGAAATGTGGCTGAAAACATTAAGGTTTGGCGTTCGCCAGTTGCTGGCATATTACTTCTTTCAACGATACGTCTAATTTGAGGTTCGAACCCCATATCTAACATTCTGTCTGCTTCATCGAGTACTAAAAATCGAATATTGTCAAGGCAAACCTTTCCACGAGTTATCATATCCTCTAAACGACCGGGCGTAGCAACAATGAGGTGGCAACCCCGGTCCAACTCACGCATTTGTTCAACTGTGTTGTTGCCTCCATAGAGAACAGCAGGACGCATTTTTGAACGATAAGAAAACTTTTTAGCTTCTTCGAATATTTGTGTTGCAAGTTCTCTTGTTGGAGCCAAAACTAATCCTAAGGGATATTGTTTGCGCCTATTACTCATGCGATTCGATGGTGGTGGATCCGAAACTCCATGCTCATACATTTGGTTCAAAATTGGAACCAAAAAAGCTGCAGTTTTACCGGATCCTGTCTGAGCACATGCCATTAAATCACGACCAGTTATAATAATTGGGATTGCATATTTTTGAACTGGTGTTGGCGTATCGTATCTTGCCaatgcaatattattttttactatgtCCGTCAAGTTGACGTCATTGAAAGTTGTGATATGTGATGGTACTTGATTTCCCGTCGCTTCCACGGGTATGTCTTCGTATTTGTTGAAATTAATTCCAGTGTTAGCAGTGCCAAAAAGTTCGAGTTCAATGCGTTCATCACGAGGTCCAAGGGAGGTGTAATCGACTTCACACCTTTTTTCATCTTTCCATTTACCTCCAAATGATTGTCCTGTATCATTGCGCCGTTCTGAATCCACCCACCTGTCGTTCCGTATGCCGTCATCTCTGTTGGAACGCTCACGAGCATGCTCACTACGATAATCATCACGGCGATCTCTATCTCCGTTGCGATTGTGTTGAAAGCGATTGCCGCCACGGTACCAATCGTTAAAACGTGTATCACCTTCATCTAAATTTGAtaaggaaaatttaaattattgattgatattgatattgatatagatattgatattgatattgacaaCATAGTAAGCAAGCGATTTGtataatatttacatatgtacgtatAAGAATTCTTGATAATAAGACAAAgaataataatgataaacatGAAATATACTAGAGAAGCCGAAAACATCCTTCTCTAGTATATTTCAGAACAGTATGGACAGTATAACCACATTATACGGGATTATATGTCAGTTGCGTGATGATAGTCtgcttattgtaaaaaaatctaaaaaaaattataatctgTCTTATCCAAAAGAAAACTATCAAATATGTGCATtcccttcttctttttttaacaggTCCAAAGTTTActcaagaaaaataagttttaaaaattaaaactatacaaaaatgaaCCATAAGTACCAATATTAACCTCAACTTACTTAGAGGTCACATTCAATAATACGCAGCATAAAAATCCGCACAAATATCTTCAACAAACAGAAATACTCCATCTACCTTAAACACCTTGAAACCTCGAACATCTCATAGcacaataaaacaaatcttaaaaataactaCTACCACGACTTCAACCTTCAATACAAATCCCTATTCTAGATTTTCCAGCAGAATCTGAAAGGGTACTTAAATAATAACTATGAACTTGATATTACCTGCTCTTCACCTGAACTGATATAAAACTGGTACATCATTCACGACCTTTACAATAGTGAGCACTTCCCAATCatcataacaataaattaaaattaattcaataccAATTTCCTCTTAACTCAACTCCAAAGTTTAAAactctatatatatatatagagcTATAAAGCTATAAAATCCCTccataacaaaaacataaaatcaaacaCAAATAAAGAAGCGGCACTTGTTCAAAGTGATGAGGTCTACTTAAAAAGTTATCCTTCTGAACCACCCAAAACCACGGCAAAAGGTAACACCTTGGTTGAATTCAGAGCTTGCAGAGCtacgaaaagaaaaaatgttagcttagaaaagctttaaaaaccaCTAATACGAAAGCAATATCATGGTGTTCAAGAAGGAAAATGCCAAATTCCGACGACACATATCAAATcctaaataaagggtgatttttttgaggttaggattttcatgcattagtatttgacagatcacgcgggatttcagacatggtgtcaaagagaaagatgctcagtatgctttgacatttcatcatgaatagacttactaacgagcaacgcttgcaaatcattgaattttattaccaaaatcagtgttcggttcgaaatgtgtttcgcgctttacgtccgatttatggcctacataatcgaccaagtgagcaaacaattagtgcgattgtgaccaagtttcgcacttaGTTttctttattggacattaaaccaaccacacgaatgcgtacagtgcgtacagaagagaatattgcgtctgtttctgagagtgttgctgaagaccgtgaaatgtcgattcgtcgccgttcgcagcaattgggtttgtgttactcgaccacatggaagattttacgcaaagatcttggtgtaaaaccgtataaaatacagctcgtgcaagaactgaagccgaacgatctgccacaacgtcgaattttcagtgaatgggccctagaaaagttggcagaaaatccgcttttttatcgacaaattttgttcagcgatgaggctcatttctggttgaatggctacgtaaataagcaaaatttccgcatttggagtgaagagcaaccagaagccgttcaagaactgcccatgcatcccgaaaaatgcactgtttggtgtggtttgtacgctggaaTCAtgggaccgtattttttcaaagatgctgttggacgcaacgttacggtgaatggcgatcgctatcgttcaatgctaacaaactttttgttgccaaaaatggaagaactgaacttggttgacatgtggtttcaacaagatggcgctacatgccacacagctcgcgattctatggccattttgagggaaaacttcggagaacaattcatctcaaggaatggaccggtaagttggccaccaagatcatgcgatttgacgcctttagactattttttgtggggctacggcaagtctaaagtctacacaaataagccagcaactattccagctttggaagacaacatttccgaagaaattcgggctattccggccgaaatgctcgaaaaagttacccaaaattggactttccgaatggaccacctaagacgcagccgcggtcaacatttaaatgaaattatcttcaaaaagtaaatgtcatggaccaatctaacgtttcaaataaagaatcgatgagattttgcaaattgtatgcgttttttttttttaaagttctcaagctcttaaaaaatcaccgtttacaagtaaaata
It encodes:
- the LOC129940474 gene encoding ATP-dependent RNA helicase bel, which produces MSNAINQNGTGLEQQVAGLDLNGGNLNKSSPSSKNSNSTFAARYVPPHLRGSVNSETLDPLENKSEKESRSDKEREYGCDVRRGNNRSNHYERSDRINNDHSSYSKRKGFENSTDEGDTRFNDWYRGGNRFQHNRNGDRDRRDDYRSEHARERSNRDDGIRNDRWVDSERRNDTGQSFGGKWKDEKRCEVDYTSLGPRDERIELELFGTANTGINFNKYEDIPVEATGNQVPSHITTFNDVNLTDIVKNNIALARYDTPTPVQKYAIPIIITGRDLMACAQTGSGKTAAFLVPILNQMYEHGVSDPPPSNRMSNRRKQYPLGLVLAPTRELATQIFEEAKKFSYRSKMRPAVLYGGNNTVEQMRELDRGCHLIVATPGRLEDMITRGKVCLDNIRFLVLDEADRMLDMGFEPQIRRIVERSNMPATGERQTLMFSATFPKAIQELASDFLHNYIFLAVGRVGSTSENITQTILWVNEQEKRSYLLDLLRSIKEGLEYSKDSLTLIFVETKKGADSLEEFLYKCNHPVTSIHGDRSQKEREEALRCFRSGDCPILVATAVAARGLDIPHVKHVINFDLPSDVEEYVHRIGRTGRMGNLGVATSFFNEKNRNICGELMQLLIETKQEIPPFLEEMMASDRSHSGGKRSSNRGSGSNRYGGAFGSRDYRQQSAGPNSRVNSNRPGGSFRSSGNGNSSYYGGSSGQYGGGNAGSGSYGGSYNQSHTNNSSGPDWWAN